TGCATTCGAGCAGCACCAGTCCCAGCGAGTAGATGTCCGTCGACGGTGCCAGGGGCTGGCCCAGCGCCTGCTCGGGACTGAGGTAGGCGGCGGTGCCCACCATGGTTCCCGTGGCGGTCAGCCGGGTTGAATCAACGATCCGTGCGATGCCGAAGTCGGTCAGTTTTGGCCGCAGGGGTTCACCGGGACGGATCTGGACCAGCAGTATGTTGCCCGGCTTGATGTCCCGGTGGATGATGCCGAGCCCATGGACGTAGGCCAGTGCATCGGCGATGCCCGCGCCGATGACGGCCAGCTCCTCAAGGGGAACCGTACTGTGCCGGATCCGGCCCCTGAGGTCCTGGCCCTCCACAAGCTCCATGGTCAGGAACGGGCGCGGTTCGTCCGGTATCCGCGTATCGATCCCGGCGTCGAAAAGTGTCACCAGTCCCGGGTGGTTCAGCGTGGCAAGCAGCTGGATTTCTGCTTCCTGCCGTTTCAGTTCGTCGGCGTCGGGGGCCTGCGGTGCAAAGAGTTTAAGTGCTACGTCCCGGCCCAGATTTTCATCCCGGGCACAGTAAACCGAGGACATGCCGCCGCGGCCAATAACCGCACCCAACCGGTAACGTCCGCCAACCACTTCATTCTTGATGGAGCTAGGCGATTCCGCCACCATGACCCGTTCCTCCCGGTGCGCTGCGGCACTCTAGTACGTCAAATTATACGGGCGGGTTGGTTGAACCGGGGATAAGGCCCGGCATCCGGCGGGCGCACCGATGGCCCGGCGGCGAAAGACGAGCCTTTCGCTGCCGGACCCTCGGTCACAAGGACATGTGTGCTGATGACATGTCGTGTAAGGTCTTGGGTTTTGTCCTATTGCACCTCCTTTCCCTCAGCCTGCCGGTGCTGCCGCTTCAGGCGCATGGCCAGGCGCTGTCAGAGCGTTCGGCGTCAGGACAATTTCCGCTTACGGGACAGGAGGAGTCCTGCCACCAGGAGCAACAGGGCGAGGGGAAGCAGTGAGGCGTCCACGCCCGTCTTGGCCAAGGCGGTGGCGCCGCCCTGGGCCGGGGTGCTGCGCGGGTTGATGCTGCCCGCGGCGGCGTCAACGGCAATGGCGCCGCCAACTGCTGTGGAGCCGGCAGCAGGTGCTGCAGAGAAACCGCCGGTGCCCGAAGTGCTGGCATCCGTTCCGTTGCCTGTGCCCGTGTCCGTGCCCGTTCCCGTGCCGGGGGTGCTGGTCCCGGGATCTACGGTTCCGGTTCCTCCGGTATTCCCGCCGTTATTTCCGCCGGTGCCGGGGCCAGCCGTGCCCGGGTTCTCAGTTCCCGGGGTGCTGCTGCCACCCAGTCCAAGATCAACGCCGAGCCCAACTACGGCATCCAGTCCGCCGGTGGTTCCGGTGTTGCCGTTGCCGAGGTCGACGACGGCATTCACCACGGTGTCGAGGCCACCGCTGGTGCCCTCAGTGCTGTTGCCGCCGAGGCCCAGGTCTACGGCTGCGTCAATGGCGGCGGCGAGCCCGCCGGTGGTGCCGGTGGTGCCGGTGCCGAGGCCGAGGACGGCATCCGCAGCGACGGTCAGGTCGGTTGCGGCCGCATCGGTGCCGGTGTTGCCGGTGCCAAGGTTGACGGCGGCTGCTGCGGCGAGGTCCGCCGCGGCGTTGCCGGTTTCGGTGACTGTTCCGAGGCCGAGGGATGCGTCGGCGGCGAGGGCCGCGTCTGCGGTGGTTGAGCCGGCTGTTGCGGTGTTTCCGAGTCCCAGGCTTGCGTCTGCGGCGACAACCGCGTCGGCAGAGCCGGTGCCGTTGGTGCCGGTGCCGAGGCCGAGGACGGCATCCGCAGCGACGGTCAGGTCGGTTGCGGCCGCATCGGTGCCGGTGTTTCCGGTGCCAAGGTTGACGGCGGCTGCTGCGGCGAGGTCCGCCGCGGCGTTGCCGGTTTCGGTGACTGTTCCGAGGCCGAGGGATGCGTCGGCGGCGAGGGCCGCGTCTGCGGTGGTTGAGCCGGCTGTTGCGGTGTTTCCGAGTCCCAGGCTTGCGTCTGCGGCGACAACCGCGTCGGCAGAGCCGGTGCCGGTGCCGTTGGTGCCGGTGCCGAGGCCGAGGACGGCATCCGCAGCGACGGTCAGGTCGGTTGCGGCCGCATCGGTGCCGGTGTTTCCGGTGCCAAGGTTGACGGCGGCTGCTGCGGCGAGGTCCGCCGCGGCGTTGCCGGTTTCGGTGACTGTTCCGAGGCCGAGGGATGCGTCGGCGGCGAGGGCCGCGTCTGCGGTGGTTGAGCCGGCTGTTGCGGTGTTTCCGAGTCCCAGGCTTGCGTCTGCGGCGACAACCGCGTCGGCAGAGCCGGTGCCGGTGCCGTTGGTGCCGGTGCCGAGGTCGACGGCGGCTGCTGCCGTGAGATCGGTGGCGGTGCCGTTGTCGGTTCCGGTGACCGTTCCAAGGTTGACGGCCGTGTCCACCACGGCGGCGACGGCTGTTGTGTCGGACGGCGTTGGGCCACCCAGCAGGTCCAACGACGTCGAATCAGCGGCCGCCGCCGAGATGAGGGCGGACGCGGAGAGATCCGATCCGCTGGTGGTGTCCGCGGCGTTCGCCGCGGTGCAGCCGAGGGCTAAAAGCCCACCGGCAAAGAGGGTGCCAAGCAGCCCCCTGCGAAGGTTCGCACTCATAATGATGTCTCCTGAAAGAAGTTGAGGTGTCGGGGTGCTCGGACAGCAACCCGCTTTATCCGCGTTCTGCCTCAAGAGGGCAGACGGGTCTCAACTAGTCAGGACGGGAACCGGGGTCGAATGACACCGGTGCAGGGGCATGCTCAGGAGTATCCCCGGGGCGGACGGCACCGGGTGTTGAAAGGTCGAAATTGAAGGCGCTTAGCCAGGCCGCCGCACCGGACGAACCCCCGGGGGCCACGCTGCTTCCGGTGCCCGAAGCGGGCACGGCAGGCGCCTGGGCAGGGGCGGGCGAGTGGCCCGCCGTCGGCTGCTCCTGGGCTGAGTCGGGGCCGGCA
The Arthrobacter sp. PGP41 genome window above contains:
- a CDS encoding serine/threonine-protein kinase, yielding MVAESPSSIKNEVVGGRYRLGAVIGRGGMSSVYCARDENLGRDVALKLFAPQAPDADELKRQEAEIQLLATLNHPGLVTLFDAGIDTRIPDEPRPFLTMELVEGQDLRGRIRHSTVPLEELAVIGAGIADALAYVHGLGIIHRDIKPGNILLVQIRPGEPLRPKLTDFGIARIVDSTRLTATGTMVGTAAYLSPEQALGQPLAPSTDIYSLGLVLLECIKGTVEYPGGAVESAVARLHRAPEIPEDLPSEWADLIRSMTAIEPLERPAAADIETALRQALVSPASTPGEIAPETTRVLPAMPFRPPSITAEESMEEIREAAELGASGAGDHGPARPMDALNRDRAKGIKPRTKRFWLAAILGLVVIVAAVAAVMLTLSTQSTPDVVPYPTVTGILGEHLEELQKSVEP